TCAGGGTTTGTTTGTCATGGAGACCGACCAGTTTTTCAACCATTTTACCATCTTTGAATATCATCAGGGTCGGGATACTGGCAATCTGAAAACGGTTGGGAACATTATAGTTTTCGTCAACATCGAGCTTATATACGCTG
The sequence above is drawn from the Sphingobacteriales bacterium genome and encodes:
- a CDS encoding thioredoxin, which translates into the protein SVYKLDVDENYNVPNRFQIASIPTLMIFKDGKMVEKLVGLHDKQTLTNILKKYL